In Colletotrichum higginsianum IMI 349063 chromosome 1, whole genome shotgun sequence, one genomic interval encodes:
- a CDS encoding Proteasome subunit beta type, which translates to MDHRPQAWGRPRDDVYGAYDGSYMNLNGPNQATQAPIVTGTSVIAIKFSHGVVIAADNLASYGSLARFTDVKRLRTFANSTVIGFGGDVSDMQYLDRHLSALDIEESYDLSADTPARLNAANLHKYLSKLLYKRRSDFDPLWNHLLVAGLDDSNKPFLAAADLLGTTFTSPSLATGFGSALAQPIMRRYVPDEESAAKLSKEQAIEVIKECMKVLFYRDARSSDNYSIAVVTKDGVDLKESEKLEKQSWKFAERIRGYGTQVV; encoded by the exons ATGGATCACAGACCGCAAGCTTGGGGCCGT CCCAGAGACGACGTCTATGGTGCCTACGATGGCTCCTACATGAACCTCAACGGTCCCAACCAAGCGACACAGGCTCCTATCGTCACGGGTACATCAGTCATCGCCATCAAGTTCAGCCATGGCGTCGTCATTGCCGCCGATAACCTGG CATCCTACGGCTCCCTCGCCCGCTTCACCGACGTCAAGCGCCTCCGTACCTTTGCCAACTCCACAGTGATTGgctttggcggcgacgtctcCGATATGCAGTACCTCGACCGCCACCTCTCGGCCCTCGACATCGAAGAGTCGTACGACCTGTCCGCCGACACGCCCGCTCGCCTCAACGCCGCGAACTTGCACAAGTACCTCTCCAAGCTCCTATACAAGCGCCGCTCCGACTTTGATCCCCTTTGGAaccacctcctcgtcgccggtctcgacgacagcaacaagcccttcctcgctgccgccgacctcctcggcacTACCTTCACCTCCCCCTCGCTCGCCACCGGCTTCGGCTCCGCTCTTGCCCAGCCCATCATGCGCCGCTACGTCCCGGACGAGGAGTCAGCCGCCAAGCTGTCCAAGGAGCAAGCTATCGAGGTCATCAAGGAGTGCATGAAGGTGCTCTTCTACCGCGATGCTCGCAGCTCTGACAACTACTCCATTGCCGTGGTGACCAAGGACGGCGTTGATCTGAAGGAGagcgagaagctcgagaagcaAAGCTGGAAGTTTGCGGAACGGATTCGTGGCTACGGCACGCAGGTCGTTTAG
- a CDS encoding Glucosamine-fructose-6-phosphate aminotransferase, whose amino-acid sequence MCGIFGYVNYLVEKDRKFILDTLVNGLSRLEYRGYDSAGLAVDGDKKNEVFAFKEVGKVAKLKELIGESKVDQTKYFDSHAGIAHTRWATHGPPSRLNCHPHRSDPTWEFTVVHNGIITNYKELKTLLSAKGFKFETETDTECIAKLAKYLYDQHPEVGFTDLAKAVINELEGAYGLLIKSVHYPHEVIAARKGSPLVIGVKTQKRMKVDFVDVEYSEEGALSAEAASQNVALKKQQDNFLNPNALLGAPDKSLLHRSQSRAFMTDDGMPMPTEFFLSSDPSAIVEHTKKVMYLEDDDIAHIHEGSLNIHRLKKADGSSNVRTIQTLELELQEIMKGKFDHFMQKEIFEQPESVVNTMRGRLDIANKTVTLGGLRSYISTIRRCRRIIFIACGTSYHSCMAVRGVFEELAEIPIAVELASDFLDRQAPVFRDDTCVFVSQSGETADSLMALRYCLERGALTVGIVNVVGSSISLLTHCGVHVNAGPEIGVASTKAYTSQFIAMVMFALSLSEDRASKQRRREEIMEGLAKIPEQIKDILTQDQSIKQLCSNTFQNQKSLLLLGRGAQFSTALEGALKIKEISYLHCEAVMSGELKHGVLALVDENLPIIMILTRDDLFKKSLNAYQQVIARGGKPIVICNPSDEEFKTSEAEKIEIPKTVDALQGILNVVPLQLIAYWLAVMEGLNVDFPRNLAKSVTVE is encoded by the exons ATGTG TGGCATTTTCGGCTACGTCAACTACTTGGTGGAGAAGGACAGGAAGTTCATCCTCGACACTCTGGTGAACG GTCTGTCTCGTCTCGAGTACCGCGGATATGACTCGGCCGGTCTGGctgtcgacggcgacaagaagaacgAGGTTTTCGCCTTCAAGGAGGTTGGCAAGGtcgccaagctcaaggagctcaTTGGCGAGTCCAAGGTCGACCAGACCAAGTACTTCGACTCACATGCCGGTATCGCCCACACTCGTTGGGCTACCCACGGTCCCCCGTCTCGGCTGAACTGCCATCCCCACAG GTCCGACCCTACTTGGGAGTTTACCGTCGTCCACAATGGTATCATCACCAACTacaaggagctcaagacTCTCCTGAGCGCCAAGGGCTTCAAGttcgagaccgagaccgacaCTGAGTGCATTGCCAAGCTCGCCAAGTACCTTTACGACCAGCACCCCGAGGTTGGCTTCACCGACctggccaaggccgtcatcAACGAACTCGAGGGCGCCTATGGACTGTTGATCAAGTCCGTCCACTACCCTCATGAGGTCATTGCTGCCCGCAAGGGTTCCCCACTTGTCATTGGTGTCAAGACCCAGAAACGCATGAAGGTCGACTTTGTTGATGTCGAGTACTCCGAGGAGGGTGCCCTctccgccgaggccgcctccCAGAACGTCGCCCTCAAGAAGCAGCAGGACAACTTCTTGAACCCCAACGCTTTGCTGGGTGCCCCCGACAAGTCCCTTCTGCACCGCTCGCAGTCGCGCGCTTTCATGACCGACGATGGCATGCCCATGCCCACCGAgttcttcctctcctccgaCCCCTCCGCCATTGTCGAGCATACCAAGAAGGTCATGtacctcgaggacgacgacattgCCCACATCCACGAGGGCTCGCTGAACATTCACCGTCTTAAGAAGGCTGATGGCAGCTCTAACGTGCGAACCATCCAGACCCTTGAGCTCGAGCTCCAGGAGATCATGAAGGGCAAGTTCGACCACTTCATGCAGAAGGAGATTTTCGAGCAGCCCGAGTCTGTCGTCAATACAATGAGAGGCCgtctcgacatcgccaacaaGACCGTCACCCTCGGTGGCCTCCGCTCTTACATCTCTACTATTCGTCGCTGCCGCAGAATCATATTTATTGCATGCGGCACTAGTTATCACTCATGCATGGCCGTCCGCGGTGTcttcgaggagctggccgagatcCCTATTGCTGTCGAGTTGGCGTCCGACTTCCTCGACAGACAGGCGCCCGTTTTCCGTGACGACACTTGCGTTTTCGTCTCTCAGTCCGGTGAGACTGCCGACTCCCTCATGGCTCTGCGCTACTGCTTGGAGCGTGGTGCCCTGACGGTCGGTatcgtcaacgtcgtcggTTCCTCCATTTCTCTGCTCACCCACTGCGGTGTGCACGTCAACGCCGGCCCCGAAATCGGTGTCGCCTCTACCAAGGCCTACACCTCTCAGTTCATCGCCATGGTCATGTTTGCCCTCTCCCTTAGTGAGGACCGCGCCTCCAAGCAGAGACGCCGTGAGGAGATCATGGAGGGTCTTGCCAAGATCCCCGAGCAGATCAAGGACATCCTTACCCAGGACCAGTCCATCAAGCAACTTTGTTCCAACACTTTCCAGAACCAGAAGTCccttctcctgctcggccGTGGCGCCCAGTTCTCCACTGCACTTGAGGGTGCCCTGAAGATCAAGGAAATTTCTTACCTTCACTGCGAGGCTGTCATGTCTGGTGAGCTGAAGCACGGCGTTCTCGCTCTTGTCGATGAGAATTTGCCCATCATCATGATCCTCACCCGTGATGACCTCTTCAAGAAGTCGCTTAATGCCTACCAGCAGG TCATTGCTCGAGGCGGCAAGCCCATTGTCATCTGCAACCCCAGCGACGAAGAGTTCAAGACTagcgaggccgagaagattGAGATCCCCAAGACAGTTGATGCTCTGCAGGGTATTCTCAACGTCGTCCCCCTGCAGCTGATTGCCTACTGGCTGGCTGTCATGGAGGGCCTCAACGTTGACTTCCCTCGTAACCTGGCCAAGTCCGTCACCGTCGAGTAA
- a CDS encoding 26S protease subunit rpt4, with the protein MGGRRLQWEVRRHLNLRKQRPDYTQATHHRPTDQLTLLTPNPNLPQHSQFIRFLHENRDAVNLRNPFSPLSPVTDLGMSSDDERQKALDSYRAKLLESREWEAKLKSLRLEIKDLQREFDRTEDNIKALQSVGQIIGEVLKQLDDERFIVKASSGPRYVVGCRSKVDKIKLKQGTRVALDMTTLTIMRMLPREVDPLVYNMSLEDPGQVSFAGIGGLNDQIRELREVIELPLKNPELFLRVGIKPPKGVLLYGPPGTGKTLLARAVASSLETNFLKVVSSAIVDKYIGESARLIREMFGYAKEHEPCIIFMDEIDAIGGRRFSEGTSADREIQRTLMELLNQLDGFDYLGKTKIIMATNRPDTLDPALLRAGRLDRKIEIALPNEVGRLEILKIHASGVVTEGEIDFESVVKMSDGLNGADLRNVVTEAGLFAIKDYRDAINQDDFNKAVRKVAESKKLEGKLEYQKL; encoded by the exons ATGGGAGGCAGAAGGCTGCAGTGGGAGGTACGTCGACACCTGAACCTCCGAAAACAACGACCCGATTACACACAAGCTACCCACCACCGACCGACCGATCAACTCACCCTCCTAACCCCGAACCCGAATCTTCCACAACATAGCCAATTTATCCGCTTCCTCCACGAGAACCGCGACGCCGTAAACCTGCGTAAccctttttcccccctttcccccgtCACAGACTTAGGGATGTCTTCAGACGACGAACGCCAGAAGGCCCTCGACTCTTACCGGGCTAAGCTGCTCGAATCCCGGGAGTGGGAGGCGAAGCTCAAGTCCCTCCGCCTCGAGATCAAGGACCTGCAGAGAGAGTTTGACAGAACCGAAGACAACATCAAAGCGCTGCAGAGTGTCGGACAGATTATCGGCGAGGTCCTGaagcagctcgacgacgaaaGAT TTATCGTGAAGGCCTCGTCCGGTCCCAGATATGTCGTCGGTTGCAGATCAAAGGTCGACAAGATCAAACTCAAGCAGGGCACGCGGGTGGCTCTCGACATGACGACACTCACCATTATGCGCATGCTCCCCCGAGAAGTTGACCCCCTTGTCTACAACATGTCGCTGGAGGATCCCGGCCAGGTCAGCTTCGCTGGAATCGGTGGCCTCAACGACCAAATTCGCGAGCTGCGCGAAGTCATTGAGTTGCCTCTCAAGAACCCCGAGCTCTTCTTGCGCGTGGGCATCAAGCCACCCAAGGGTGTCTTGTTGTACGGCCCCCCTGGTACGGGCAAGACGCTGCTCGCCCGTGCTGTGGCGAGCAGTCTCGAGACCAACTTCCTGAAGG TGGTCTCGTCAGCGATTGTCGACAAGTACATTGGAGAGTCTGCCCGTCTGATTCGCGAGATGTTTGGCTACGCCAAGGAGCACGAGCCCTGCATCATCTTCATGGACGAGatcgacgccatcggcggACGCAGATTCTCGGAGGGAACTAGTGCGGATCGTGAAATCCAGAGAACATTGATGGAGTTGCTGAACCAACTCGACGGTTTCGATTACCTCGGCAAGACCAAGATCATCATGGCGACGAACCGACCCGATACCCTTGATCCCGCCCTGCTCCGTGCCGGACGTCTCGACCGCAAGATCGAGATCGCTCTGCCGAACGAAGTCGGGCGTTTGGAGATCCTCAAGATCCACGCCTCCGGCGTGGTGACGGAGGGTGAGATCGACTTTGAGAGTGTGGTGAAGATGAGCGACGGTCTCAACGGTGCGGATCTGAGAAACGTCGTGACAGAAGC TGGCCTTTTCGCCATCAAGGACTACCGAGATGCGATCAACCAGGACGATTTCAACAAGGCGGTGCGCAAGGTCGCCGAGTCGAAGAAGCTGGAGGGCAAGCTGGAGTACCAGAAGCTGTAA